One Lepisosteus oculatus isolate fLepOcu1 chromosome 13, fLepOcu1.hap2, whole genome shotgun sequence genomic region harbors:
- the LOC138242257 gene encoding olfactory receptor 6N1-like, with amino-acid sequence MVTRVMNNSYVTLHSEFIIVGVPGLQEHYTVLFIVFLILFLATFLDNLLIVLLVSIDHRLHSPMYILLWNLALLDICLTTTIIPKLLEVLLGHGSSISFSGCFAQMYFFISCNAVEEFLVAAMAYDRYIAVVKPLHYNTIMSTNFCITMAAIVWVLGFLAPLLSVVLASTLPFCGSNYVLHIVCDYPTVMTLACGDVTSQVNYTLIVSMIAIYIPFLYVLWTYCRIVWSVIKMKTVECRKKAFSMCSSHMTVVFISYVTAAVVYIGLRVESIPPEGRIFIGAVYYFLTPFLNPIIYSLSNEKIRAAAYRYFRLQAHRSIKNTV; translated from the exons atggttacaag AGTCATGAACAACTCTTAtgtgaccctgcactctgagtTCATCATTGTGGGAGTGCCAGGCCTGCAGGAACACTACACTGTACTCTTCATTGTCTTCCTCATCCTCTTCCTGGCCACCTTCCTGGACAATCTCCTTATCGTGCTGTTGGTCAGCATTGACCACCGGCTCCACTCTCCCATGTACATCCTGCTGTGGAACTTGGCCCTCTTAGACATTTGTCTGACCACGACCATTATACCCAAGTTATTAGAAGTTCTGCTGGGACATGGCAGCAGTATTTCCTTCTCAGGCTGTTTTGcacagatgtatttttttatctcaTGTAATGCTGTTGAAGAGTTCCTTGTTGCAGCCATGGCTTATGACAGATATATTGCTGTAGTGAAACCACTGCATTACAACACCATCATGAGCACCAATTTCTGTATtacaatggcagccatagtctGGGTGCTGGGCTTCCTTGCACCTCTTTTGTCAGTAGTATTGGCAAGCACATTGCCATTCTGTGGATCAAATTATGTCTTGCACATTGTCTGTGATTACCCCACTGTGATGACATTGGCCTGTGGAGATGTTACAAGTCAAGTCAATTATACCTTGATAGTCTCCATGATTGCAATCTATATCCCCTTTCTCTATGTCCTATGGACATACTGCAGAATTGTGTGGTCagtgataaaaatgaaaactgtggaGTGCCGTAAGAAGGCCTTCTCAATGTGTTCTTCACATATGACTGTGGTATTTATTTCCTATGTAACTGCTGCTGTGGTGTATATTGGACTGAGAGTGGAAAGTATCCCGCCAGAAGGACGCATCTTCATTGGTGCAGTGTACTATTTCCTCACCCCTTTTCTCAACCCCATCATTTACAGCTTAAGTAATGAAAAAATCAGGGCAGCAGCTTACAGATACTTCAGACTACAGGCTCACCGCAGTATAAAGAACACTGTCTAA